Part of the Marinicella rhabdoformis genome is shown below.
AAAGAGTAGCAAGCTTCATTAATGCTGGACTAACATCCTCAGGCTTATACCACGGAGAGCCTGAGTACTCTTCCCAATCTATTTTTTTGATTCTCTCAAGTACGCTCATACTTTCCAATGAAACTTAACAATTTATTAAACACACATCTTATACTATTAACAAAGGTGAAATGCTTCAATTTTGCTTATTATTTGGGCTTTTTAGTCAATAATTTAGCTTATACTCACAAATTTATAGATTTAATTCGCTTAAATCATGATAAATAAGCATACATGCGCCAATATCAGACATATTCTTGATAACAAGGCGCATACATGTACATGAAGTTGCTACACCAAGTGAGGGTGAAAATTAAATTCCTTCATAACAGTATTGAGTCACAAAAGCCCAGAAATCACCATGGTTTATACCCATGTGGTCAAAGAACTGAGCGAAAAGAACCAATTCAGTCCTCTAAATTATTTGTCATAATTAAAAAAATCGTTAAGCAAGGGCTCATTCAACTTGATGATTTTTATTACTTCGCCAGATTCTTCATAAGCGCTGTCATCTACCAAGAATGCTTGATCAGAACTGAATAACAGGGCGTAATAATTTGACTTTGTGTTCAGCAATAGGCCGCTGGCATCACACATCGCCGAACATTTAAAGTGCTTTGAAATTTTTTGAGTCCAATTCAAAATCAATGCCATGTCATTTTTCTGACTGACATACACAGAAAGTCCGTATTTTAGTGTAGTCGGTATGTCTTCATTCACTTGGTAGTGCATGATAGGCAGCGTGTTTGGTGCGTTCTCCCAACCGTTGATGCCATCATAAATCAAAAAGGCATCTTCACAAGGCAAGACCTCAATTAAAAATTGCTTGAGCTTTTCTTGACTGATGGGTTTGTCGAAAATGATGTCCATCAATAACGATAATGCCCAGTAATCTTGGCAGCGAACAGCATGTCATCAAGTTTCGGGCCTAAGCCGATGTTGTGGACAATCATGGGGTTGCCTGTTTGTGGGTGTTTTTTGTCTGTGACGATGCCGATGTGGGGCAAGTTATTCGGTAGCATCCATGTAACCAAATCGCCCGATTGATAGTCTTTGGCCTGATCGCTGATGGCTAAGGACTGACCTTTGCGAGTAAAGAATGCCCTTAAATTGGGTACCCGACGGTGGTCTATGTTGGTGTCTGTTTTTGACAGACCCCAAATGCGTTTTGAAGGGTAGGCATCAAAATTGGCTTTCATGTCTTCATGAACCAATTGTTGTAAATCGATACCCAATTTTCTGTATGAACGTATCACCACATCAGTACAAACGCCAATCTCTGCCGGCACATCGCCATTGGGATAGGCTATTGATACGTATTTTCCATCGTAGCGGACTTGGTGGTTGGTGCGTTCCAATGCGGCTTTAACAAGCAATTCTGAATCAGTTGCTGCATGGACTGTGCCAATCCAAATTAATATAAGCCATATCAACCAACCCTTCATAAGGCTCATCCTCGTGGCTTGGGGCTGATGTATTTTTCGCGTTTGATTTGTTGCACCGGCAGGCCTTTTTCTTTTAACAGGGCAAAAGCTTCGTCGACCATGTTGGGGTTTCCACAAAGGTAGGAAATGTCGGTTTCTGGGTCAAAGTTATGCCCGGCCAGATACTGTTGTACATAGCCCTGCTGGTCATTGGCTTTTGGCGTTTCGCGTTGTTTACGTGATAAACATGGGATGTAATGGAAATTACTTTCTGCATCGCTCATGGCTTGAAAATCGGTTTCATACAGCAGACCGGTTTCGTCTTGCGCGCCCATGATGACATAGACCTCTGAACCTTGTTCTAAACGTTCTTTAATGATGTTGAGCATCGCACGGTAGGGTGTGACACCTGTGCCTGTGGCAATCATGAAATAGCGCTGATGCCGTTCAGGTAGCAAACAAAAACGGCCGAATGGCCCGCTGGCTTCCAAGGTATCACCTGCTTTCATGCCAGATAAAGCACCTGTGGCCAAGCCACCCTCGACCCAAGAAACGGCCATGCTGATTTCTTTTTTGACCATTTTCTCTTGTTCAAAAATATCAGCAATAGAATAACTGCGGAAAGTTTCTTTGCCATCGGCTTGGGTGAAATGCAATCGGACAAATTGTCCTGCTTGGGCTTCAAAAGGCACATCTGATTCAACAGAAAAGCTGATGTGAACCGTGTTGTCATTCAATGCTTGGCTGCCTTGGTAGGTCAATGTCAGTGGCGTCATGGTCGAAGTAGGTTTTAAAGCTTCATTATCACGATGCGCCCCTAAAATGTAAATGGAATTGTAAATGGAATTGTAAATGCCTCTTGGCATTCAAACAGAATTACCAGATAATCCATCCATGAAACATATTTTGTTTGTCGACAGCACCTACCCCAAACCTTATGACTTTGACACCTTGGCTCAGCAGGCCATGGGCGGCACCGAGTCCAGTATTTTAAGGACCGCTGAAATTTTACAAAAACAAGGGCATCAAGTGGCCATTTGTCAGCATGCACGTAAACAAGTCGTCGAACAACAGCAGATAACTTTCCACAGTACAGCATCATGCCAAACCGAAACATTCGATCATGTGGTGGTCCTGCGTAAATTACCGCAACTGATTCAGTACCAACAGCATTTCCCACAAGCACAGTTTTATTTGTGGCTTCACACCTATAAAAACCGTGAGTTTGCACTCAAACGTTTGATTAAAACGTCCAAGCCATTCACTGTGATTGGCAATTCAAAAAACCATCAAAAACACCTCGACCAATGTTTACAAGCTGGTTGGTTAGGTAAGCTGTTTACCCTATGTCGAGCAAAGAACATACAAGTCAAGCATGCTTACAACCCCATCCCCAGTTTTTGGACTGAATTACAAACTACTGATAAAAACTTGAATCAAATCATGTTCATCTCGGCTCCAAACAAAGGTTTGACTCAGGTCTTGGCTTATTTTCAAAAGCTTAAACTGGCCTTACCTGATTTGAAATTGTTGGTGGCCAATCCAGGTTACAGGGAAGACTTTGATGAGCGCTCAGATGGCGTTGAATTTTTAGGCGCATTGCCCCAAAAGGTTTTACTTCAAAAAGTGGCGGAAAGCCTGTGTGTGTTTTACCCACAGACCAGTTTTGCTGAAACTTTTGGCCTGATTTTTGCCGAAGCGAATGCCGTAGGTACTGCGGTTTTAGCGCATGACATCGGTTCAGCCAAGGAAATTTTACACCCCAATAATGGATTGATAGATGGGCATGATATAAATGCCATTACTGAACAAATCAAATTGTGGCAGCAGCAATTACCTGATGTCAGTTACCGAAGCGAGTTTGATGAAGCTGCTGTTTACAAACAATGGCAAAACATTTTAGCTTTGCCCTAATCTTCAGCCTGAATTAGTCTTCAGCCTCAAAATTAAGCGACAAAGAATTCACACAATAACGCAAGCCTGTTTCGGTCGGTCCGTCATTGAAAACATGTCCTAAATGTCCTCCGCACTTAGCACAGACGATTTCCGTGCGGCGCATGCCATGAGAATCATCGAACACTTCTTTGATTTTTCCTGCTTCTATTTCTTGATCAAAGCTTGGCCAACCACAACCAGCATCAAATTTTGAACCGTCGGCAAACAACGCTTCACCACAGGATTTGCAGTGGTAAACACCTTTTTCAAAATGCAGGTTATACTTTCCAGTATGGGGTCGCTCTGTTCCTTTTTCTGCAATCACATGGTAACTGTCCGCATCCAGCTTTTGTTTCAATTTATCTTTGGTTTCTTGCTTCATAGTCATTTATGCCTCACTCTACCGTCACAGATTTAGCCAAATTTCGTGGCTGGTCCACATCGGTTCCACGCAATACCGCCACATGGTAAGACAACAATTGCAATGGTACATTGAATACGATGGGTGAAGTGAATGAGCCACTGGCATCCAATGTAATCACATGATTCACACGATCGCTCAAACCGTGATCGCTTTTGTGGTCAACAAATACATAGAGCTCTCCACCACGTGCTCGGACTTCTTCAATATTTGATTTGAGCTTTTCTAATAATTCATCATTAGGGCAAACGGCAATCACTGGCATTTTTTCATCGACTAATGCCAGCGGCCCATGTTTCAACTCGCCCGCAGGATAACCTTCGGCATGGATGTATGAAATTTCCTTTAATTTCAAAGCACCTTCCAGTGCTATAGGGTAATGTAAGCCTCTGCCCAAAAACAAGGCATTGTCTCTTTTGACAATTTGTTCAGCGATGCCTTTGATTTGATCACTCAATACCAAAGCTTGGTTTATGATGCCTGGCATGGTGCGAAGCTGTTTCACCAAGCGCTTGCGTTTGGCGGGGTCTTTGTCATGAATTTCCATCATTTTCAATGTGAACAAAGCCATCACTGCCAATTGCGTGGTCAATGCTTTTGTCGATGCGACGCCAATTTCAGGTCCTGCGTAGGTCAATAAACAAACATCACTTTCTCGGTCTAAGGTCGAGTTAGCGACATTACATACCGCATAAGTGGACAAATACCCAGTGGTTTGGGCATAGCGCAAGGCGGCCAATGAATCGGCCGTTTCACCTGATTGTGAAATGGTTAAGAACAAGCTGTTTTTGGGAACCACTGGATTCCTGTAGCGGTATTCACTGGCTATTTCAACTTGAGTGGGAATACCAGTAAAAGCCTCTAGCCAATAACGAGCGACCATACCTGCATGATAAGAGGTACCACAGGCAATGATGTGAATGTGTTCGACTTGTTGCAGTGTTTGTGCCATCTCTGGTGTGATGAATTCATCACTGACACGCCCACCCAACAGCCTGTCTGCTATGGTGTTGGCTACCGCTGTCGGTTGTTCATGAATTTCTTTCAGCATGTAATGGGCATAACCGTCTTTGCTCAAAGCATCGGCTGACATTTTTACCGTTTGTATTTCACGCGATACCTGTTGGTCATTGCCGTCATATATCACGTAATCATCAGCGGTTATTTCTACAATGTCACCTTCTTCTAAATAACAAAACTGGTCAGTCTCATTGATTAAGGCTTGAACATCTGAGGCGACAAAATTTTCTCCTTCACCCATGCCCAGAACCAAGGGGCTGCCTTTTCTGGCGGCAATGATACGGCCAGGTTCAGACATACACGTAATGGCTACTGCATAGGCACCATCCAATAAACGAATGGCTTTGTGGCTGGCTTGGGCAAAACTCAGCCCATCACTTTGGTAATCATGTATCAAGTGCACCAAGGTTTCTGTGTCGGTTTCTGATTTGAATTGATACCCTTTGGCAATCAATTGCTCTCGCAACGGTGCATAATTTTCAATGATGCCATTGTGTACCACGGCTATGGCGTTGTTTGAATCGTGTGGGTGGGCATTGGCCGAAGTGGGCTCTCCATGGGTGGCCCATCGGGTGTGTCCGATGCCGCTGTGACCTGAAACCGGTTCATCTGCCAACTGCGCTTTGAGCTTGGTTAACTTGCCGGCTTGTTTCTTGATGGTGATGCCATCGCCTTCTATCACCGCAATGCCTGCTGAATCATAACCACGGTATTCTAAAGTTTGTAAGCCATTGATGATGATGTCAACGACATTGCGCTTGGCGCTGGCTGCTACTATTCCACACATATTATATTTTCTTTGGTTTTTCCCAGTTTGAGATGGTTCTCAGTTTACTTCTTGATAAAGTCAGTTTGTTATCGGGCGCATCTTTGGTGATGGTAGAGCCTGCACCTATGGTGGCATTTTCACCAATGATCACTGGTGCGACCAACTGGCTGTCAGAACCTATAAAAGCACCGTCTTTGATGGTGGTTTTGAATTTATTCACACCATCGTAATTACAGGTGATGGTACCTGCACCAATGTTCACTTCCTTACCAATTTCAGCATCACCCAAATAACTCAAGTGACTGGCTTTGCTGTTTTGACCCATGGTTGTTTTCTTAGTTTCAACAAAATTGCCTATTTTGCAGCCTTCAGACAACACCGTACCTTGTCGCAATCGGGCAAAGGGGCCAATCTGACAAGCACCTGTGGTCGTCACACCTTCAAGCACAGAATGCGCTGCCACTTGTGTCCCAGCCACCAATTCGCAATCCTTAATCACTGAATGCGCTCCTAAGCGAACGCCATCTCCTAACATCACTTCACCTTCAATTAACACACCTTTGTCAACTACCACATCACGACCACAGCGCAGTTGACCACGAACATCTATAGATTCTGGGTTCATTAAACGCACACCATTTTTCATTAAATCAGTTCTGATTCGTTGTTGAAAAATGGCATCCAATTCCGCCAATTGAACCATGTCATTAGCCCCTTTAACCGCATCGGAATCAGCCAATACAGCCGCTTTAAATGACTGTTGACTTTCAGCAGCCAAGGCAATTACATCTGTCAGGTAATATTCACCTTGCTGGTTGTCATTGGACAATTGACTTAACCAGTTTTTCAATTTTTTTGCTGGTGCTTGGATGATGCCGGAATTGATTTCTTTGACTTGTTTTTCGGCCTCATTGGCATCTTTTTCTTCGACAATAGCAGTAACCCTTTCACCATCACGGATGATGCGACCATATCCTTTTGGATTTTCAAGAACTGCGGTCAAAACAAATTGGCTTGCGTCAATGTTAATTAAATCATTGAGTTGCACCAATGGCGCATCTCCATACAATACCAAAACTTGTTCATCATCTTTAAAAAAGGGTACTGCTTGTTGAACGGCATGCCCAGTACCGAGTTGTTCCTTTTGTTCAGCCCAATTGACCTGCTCTTCAGCTAAATGTGCCTGCAACTGCTCACCTTGGTGACCAAAAACCATCGTGATTTGAGATGGATTCATAGATTTTGCTAAGTTCAAGACATGATCCACCATGGCAACACCTGCCACGTGATGTAACACTTTCAGCTTATCTGAACGCATTCGGGTACCTGCACCAGCTGCTAAAATAACGACATGTAAGGAATTGTTCATCAAGTGACTCGGGTTAGTAAGGTTAAATAGGCGTATTAAATGGTTCAATACTAATTAAGTTTAGCTATTATAAGTCATTTATATTAAAAGCTAAACCACACTATTTTTTCAAAAAACCAGAAACAAAAAAGCCGACTCAAGGCCGGCTCTTTTGATCATTATGACTAACGTTTAACGTTTGAGGTTTTTCTTCAATTTAGCCACTGCACTGATTTGAGCCAATGCTTTGGCCAAATCTGCTTGTACCATAGCCAGATCTTGCTTTTTGTTGTTGTCTTTCAACAACCTTTCAGCTTCTTCTTTGGCTTGAATCGCAGCCGCTTCATCAATGTCATCAGCACGCACAGCAGTATCAGCCAAAACTGAAACCAAATTAGGCTGCACTTCCAAGATACCACCAGAAACATAAAAATGTTCTTCAGTACCATCGGCTTGGATGACACGAATTTCGCCTGGTTTCAACTGAGTAATCAAGGGTGTATGTTGCGCAGTTATACCCAACTCCCCTTCAATACCACTGGCCACAACCATGCTCGCAGAACCATTAAAAATGGCACTTTCTGCACTGACAATATCACACTGAATGTTTGACATAATTATTTACCTCAAGCCGCTTTGGCTTCCATTTTCTTCGCTTTTTCCAACACTTCATCAATGGTACCAGCCATGTAGAAAGCTTGCTCTGGAATGTGATCGTATTCACCTTCGATGATGCCTTTAAAACCACGGATGGTTTCAGTCAAAGACACATATGTACCTGGTGAACCGGTAAACACTTCAGCCACGAAGAAAGGTTGTGAAAAGAATTTCTCAACTTTACGTGCACGGTATACAGTTTGTCTGTCTTCTTCAGACAACTCATCCATACCCAAAATCGCAATGATGTCTTTCAACTCTTTATAACGTTGTAATGTATTTTGTACAGCACGCGTTACGTTGTAATGTTCTTCACCAACCATTAATGGATCTAATTGACGCGAAGTTGAATCTAATGGATCAACCGCTGGATAAATACCCAACTCAGCAATAGAACGAGACAGTACAACTGTGGCGTCCAAGTGAGCAAAGGTTGTCGCTGGCGATGGATCGGTCAAATCATCCGCAGGTACGTATACCGCTTGGATAGATGTAATAGAACCTTTCTTAGTAGAGGTAATACGCTCTTGTAATTTACCCATCTCTTCAGCCAATGTCGGTTGGTAACCTACCGCAGAAGGCATACGACCCAACAATGCAGATACCTCTGTACCCGCCAATGTATAACGGTAAATGTTATCAATAAACATCAAAACATCACGTCCTTCATCACGGAAATACTCAGCGATGGTCAAGCCTGTCAAGGCTACACGTAATCTGTTACCTGGGGGCTCATTCATCTGACCGTAAACCAAGGCCACTTTATCTAATACGTTAGACTCTTTCATCTCGTAGTAGAAATCGTTACCCTCACGAGTACGCTCACCCACACCAGCAAATACTGAGTAGCCTGAATGCTCAATCGCGATGTTACGGATCAATTCCATCATGTTTACGGTTTTACCTACACCGGCACCACCGAACAATCCAACTTTACCACCCTTAGCAAAAGGACAGCACAAATCGATCACTTTAATACCTGTTTCTAAGATCTCGTCACTGGCTGCTTGCTCATCATAAGCAGGCGCTTCACGATGGATTTCCCAACGCTCTTCTTCACCAATGTCACCACAGCGGTCGATTGGATCTCCCAATACGTCCATGATGCGACCTAACGTTTTTTCGCCTACTGGTACAGAAATGGCTTTGTTTGTGTTAACCACATCCAAACCACGTTTCAAACCGTCAGTAGAACCCAAAGCAATGGTTCTTACGACACCATCACCCAATTGTTGTTGTACTTCTAAAGTTGTACCTGTTTCATCAATTTTCAATGCATCGTACAATTTAGGCACTGCGCTGCGTGGAAACTCAACGTCAACCACCGCACCAATAATTTGTAATATTTTACCTGAACTCATATCTGACTTCTCCTATACAGCAGCTGCGCCGCTGACAATTTCTGAAATTTCTTGTGTAATGGCAGCTTGTCTGGCTTTGTTATAAACCAACTGCAATTCTTTAATCAAATCTGATGCGTTGTCAGATGCTGACTTCATCGCGACCATACGTGCCGCATGCTCTGAAGCCAAGTTCTCTAACACACCTTGGAACACCAATGATTCGATGTATCTGGTAATCAAATGATCTAATACGTCTTTGGCACTTGGCTCATATAAGTAGTCCCAATTGTCTTTGCGAGCTACATCTGAATCGTCAGCAGGTAAAGGCAACAATTGATCAACCATAGGCTTCTGTGTCATGGTATTAACAAAATCATTAAAGACCAAGTACAAGTGACTGATTTCGCCTGCTTCAAAAGCATCTAACATGACTTTGACAACACCAATTAATTTAATCAATTCTGGGTTATCTCCCAATGAACTGATGTTGGCTTTCAAATTCACGTCAACATTTTTAAAGAACGATGCCGCCTTGTTACCAATGGTCACGACATCAACAGCAGAACCTTTGTTTTGCCATTCTTGCATGTGACCGACACACTTTTTGAACAAACCAGAGTTCAAACCACCACATAAACCACGATCTGTTGAGATAATGATGTAACCCACACGATCGGCTTCGCCTTCATGTAAGAATGGGTGTTTGTACTCGGGCGTTGCTTCAGCCAAATGACCAATGATTTGTCTCACCTTACGTGCGTAAGGACGAGATGCATGCATTTGGTCTTGGGCTTTTTTGATCTTGCTCGCTGAAACCATTTCCAGTGCAGTCGTCACTTTACGTGTCGATTTTACACTTTTGATTTTAGTTACAATTTCGCTACCAACTGCCATAAGACTACCTTAATTTGCGTGTTTGATTAATGCTTTACCAGCTACCTGTTTTTTTGAATGCTTCAACACCAGCTTTCAATTGACTTTCTATATCGTCATTGAAGTTACCTGTAGCGTTGATGTCATTCATCAAGCCTGATTCGCTGTTGTTCATGTATTCAACCAATGAAGATTCGAAGCTACCAATTTTGTTCAAAGCAACGTCATCCATGAAACCACGATCAATGGCATACAAAGACACAGCCATTTCGGCCACACTCATAGGTGCATATTGCGCTTGTTTCATCAATTCAGTTACACGTTGACCACGTTCTAATTGTGCACGGGTGTTTTCATCCAAATCAGATGCGAACTGAGCAAAAGCTGCCAACTCACGGTACTGGGCCAGTGCCAATCGAACACCACCACCCAATTTCTTAATGATTTTGGTTTGTGCAGCACCACCTACACGAGATACTGACAAACCAGCATCAATCGCAGGACGAATACCTGAGTTAAACAAATCTGTACCCAAGAAAATCTGACCATCAGTAATAGAAATTACGTTGGTTGGTACGAAAGCTGATACGTCACCTGCTTGAGTTTCAATGATTGGCAATGCCGTCAATGAACCTGTTTTACCTTTTACTTCACCGTTTGTGAAACGCTCAACATAGTCAGCATTTACACGAGCAGCACGTTCTAATAAACGTGAATGTAAGTAAAATACGTCACCAGGATAGGCTTCACGGCCTGGGGGACGTTTCAACAACAATGACACTTGACGATACGCCCAAGCTTGCTTGGTCAAATCATCATAAATGATCAAGGCATCTTGACCACGGTCACGGTAGTATTCACCCATCGCACAACCGGCGTAAGGTGCAATGTATTGCATGGCAGCAGAATCAGAAGCAGTAGCCGCAACAATGATCGTGTGATCCATGGCGCCATGCTCTTCTAATTTACGAACCAAAGCAGACACAGATGAACGCTTTTGACCAACGGCAACATAAATACAAGTAATGCCTTTGCCTTTTTGGTTGATGATGGCATCCAATGCCACAGCTGTTTTACCAGTCTGTCTGTCACCAATAATCAACTCACGCTGACCACGACCAATCGGCACCATGGCATCGATTGATTTCAAACCTGTTTGTACAGGCTCGTCAACTGATTGACGATCAATTACACCAGGTGCAATTTTTTCAATCGGAGCTGTCAATTCAGCAGTGATCGGGCCGTTACCATCAATAGGCGTACCCAAAGAGTCAACAACACGACCAGTCAATTCAGGACCTACAGGCACTTCCAAAATACGACCAGTACATTTAGCAATGTCGCCTTCTGAAATGTGACCATAATCACCCAAAATTACCGCACCAACAGAATCTCTTTCAAGATTCAATGCCAATGCAAATGTGTTGCCAGGTAACTCAATCATTTCACCTTGCATCACATCGGCCAAACCGTGGATGCGTACAATACCGTCCTGGGCACTGACAATCGTACCTTCGGTACGGGCTTCAGATTGAACTTTAAAATCTTTAATGCGATCTTTAATCAGTTCGCTGATTTCTGATGGATTCAATGTCGTTTGCATTGGGATTCCTCGTTTTTAGTATTAAGCCTTTCGACTTAATTGGTTAATTTCGTCTTCATGCGATCAACTTTGCCACGCAAAGTACCATCGATGACCAAGTCGCCGCATACTATGCGAGCACCGCCAATCAACGATGCATCAATGTGTGCATTGATGCTGATCTTCTTACCGGTTTTTTTGCTGAGTGCTGCAATCAAAGCTTGCTGTTGTGCATCTGTCATCTCTACTGCAGTATAAACATCTACAGTTTGAGAAGCTTCATCTTCTTCTTTATAAAGGTGAAACAGTTGCGCCACTTGAGGCAATAAGCTCAAGCGATCATTAGCAGCCATCAAACGAATCAAGTTGGTGTATTCTTCTGTAGCAAACTCGCCACACAACAATTTAACCAATTCATCAACCAACACATTGGGTTGGTTGATGAATGACAAAATATCATCGTTTTCAGTCAAGCCACCAGCCACTGACAGGTCATTTGACCATTGCTCAACAACCGAAGCTGACTTAGCAAACTCATAGGCTGCTTTGGCATACGGACGAGCTAAAGTGACTCTTTCATTCATAATCAGATCTCTTTGATTAAGTCATCAAGCAAATCAGCATGTTTTGCTGCATCAACTTCTTTAGACAACAATTGCTCAGTACCAGCAACCGCCAAGCCTGCTACTTGCTTACGCAAGGCATCTTTGGCTCGGTTGGCTTCTTGCTCAATCTCTACTTTAGCAGCAGTGAGCTGACGCTCCTTTTCTGATAAAGCGTCTGATTTCGCTTGGTCTTTGATTTTGCTGGCCATTTGGCTTGCTTGATCTTTGATTTGACTGGCTTGCTCTTTGGCATCACCAACCACTTTATCTGCTTTGGCTTGTGCTTCTTCCAATTCCTTTTCAGCACGATTACCAGCGGCTAAGCCGTCAGCAATCTTTTTCTCGCGCTCGTCCATGGCGCCCAAAATTACCGGCCAGATGTACTTCATAGTAAACCAACACACAGCAAAGAAAGCCAGTGATTGGATTAAGATAGTTACATTTAAATTCATGTTTCGTACTCCGCCTTAAATTTCAAGAATTAACCACCAATTGCTTTCAATGCAGCAGGAACGAATGGGTTAGCGAAAGTAAAGAACAATGCCATACCAACAGCAATCATTGAAATCGCATCCAACAGACCCGCGATCAAAAACATCTTGCCTTGCAACATAGGTGCCAATTCAGGTTGACGAGCTGAAGCTTCCAATAAGCGACCACCCAACAAAGCAAAACCAATCGCAGTACCCAAAGCGGCCATACCCAAGATG
Proteins encoded:
- a CDS encoding DUF1287 domain-containing protein, translated to MKGWLIWLILIWIGTVHAATDSELLVKAALERTNHQVRYDGKYVSIAYPNGDVPAEIGVCTDVVIRSYRKLGIDLQQLVHEDMKANFDAYPSKRIWGLSKTDTNIDHRRVPNLRAFFTRKGQSLAISDQAKDYQSGDLVTWMLPNNLPHIGIVTDKKHPQTGNPMIVHNIGLGPKLDDMLFAAKITGHYRY
- a CDS encoding FAD-binding oxidoreductase gives rise to the protein MPRGIYNSIYNSIYILGAHRDNEALKPTSTMTPLTLTYQGSQALNDNTVHISFSVESDVPFEAQAGQFVRLHFTQADGKETFRSYSIADIFEQEKMVKKEISMAVSWVEGGLATGALSGMKAGDTLEASGPFGRFCLLPERHQRYFMIATGTGVTPYRAMLNIIKERLEQGSEVYVIMGAQDETGLLYETDFQAMSDAESNFHYIPCLSRKQRETPKANDQQGYVQQYLAGHNFDPETDISYLCGNPNMVDEAFALLKEKGLPVQQIKREKYISPKPRG
- a CDS encoding glycosyltransferase, translated to MKHILFVDSTYPKPYDFDTLAQQAMGGTESSILRTAEILQKQGHQVAICQHARKQVVEQQQITFHSTASCQTETFDHVVVLRKLPQLIQYQQHFPQAQFYLWLHTYKNREFALKRLIKTSKPFTVIGNSKNHQKHLDQCLQAGWLGKLFTLCRAKNIQVKHAYNPIPSFWTELQTTDKNLNQIMFISAPNKGLTQVLAYFQKLKLALPDLKLLVANPGYREDFDERSDGVEFLGALPQKVLLQKVAESLCVFYPQTSFAETFGLIFAEANAVGTAVLAHDIGSAKEILHPNNGLIDGHDINAITEQIKLWQQQLPDVSYRSEFDEAAVYKQWQNILALP
- the msrB gene encoding peptide-methionine (R)-S-oxide reductase MsrB codes for the protein MTMKQETKDKLKQKLDADSYHVIAEKGTERPHTGKYNLHFEKGVYHCKSCGEALFADGSKFDAGCGWPSFDQEIEAGKIKEVFDDSHGMRRTEIVCAKCGGHLGHVFNDGPTETGLRYCVNSLSLNFEAED
- the glmS gene encoding glutamine--fructose-6-phosphate transaminase (isomerizing) produces the protein MCGIVAASAKRNVVDIIINGLQTLEYRGYDSAGIAVIEGDGITIKKQAGKLTKLKAQLADEPVSGHSGIGHTRWATHGEPTSANAHPHDSNNAIAVVHNGIIENYAPLREQLIAKGYQFKSETDTETLVHLIHDYQSDGLSFAQASHKAIRLLDGAYAVAITCMSEPGRIIAARKGSPLVLGMGEGENFVASDVQALINETDQFCYLEEGDIVEITADDYVIYDGNDQQVSREIQTVKMSADALSKDGYAHYMLKEIHEQPTAVANTIADRLLGGRVSDEFITPEMAQTLQQVEHIHIIACGTSYHAGMVARYWLEAFTGIPTQVEIASEYRYRNPVVPKNSLFLTISQSGETADSLAALRYAQTTGYLSTYAVCNVANSTLDRESDVCLLTYAGPEIGVASTKALTTQLAVMALFTLKMMEIHDKDPAKRKRLVKQLRTMPGIINQALVLSDQIKGIAEQIVKRDNALFLGRGLHYPIALEGALKLKEISYIHAEGYPAGELKHGPLALVDEKMPVIAVCPNDELLEKLKSNIEEVRARGGELYVFVDHKSDHGLSDRVNHVITLDASGSFTSPIVFNVPLQLLSYHVAVLRGTDVDQPRNLAKSVTVE
- the glmU gene encoding bifunctional UDP-N-acetylglucosamine diphosphorylase/glucosamine-1-phosphate N-acetyltransferase GlmU — encoded protein: MNNSLHVVILAAGAGTRMRSDKLKVLHHVAGVAMVDHVLNLAKSMNPSQITMVFGHQGEQLQAHLAEEQVNWAEQKEQLGTGHAVQQAVPFFKDDEQVLVLYGDAPLVQLNDLINIDASQFVLTAVLENPKGYGRIIRDGERVTAIVEEKDANEAEKQVKEINSGIIQAPAKKLKNWLSQLSNDNQQGEYYLTDVIALAAESQQSFKAAVLADSDAVKGANDMVQLAELDAIFQQRIRTDLMKNGVRLMNPESIDVRGQLRCGRDVVVDKGVLIEGEVMLGDGVRLGAHSVIKDCELVAGTQVAAHSVLEGVTTTGACQIGPFARLRQGTVLSEGCKIGNFVETKKTTMGQNSKASHLSYLGDAEIGKEVNIGAGTITCNYDGVNKFKTTIKDGAFIGSDSQLVAPVIIGENATIGAGSTITKDAPDNKLTLSRSKLRTISNWEKPKKI
- a CDS encoding F0F1 ATP synthase subunit epsilon produces the protein MSNIQCDIVSAESAIFNGSASMVVASGIEGELGITAQHTPLITQLKPGEIRVIQADGTEEHFYVSGGILEVQPNLVSVLADTAVRADDIDEAAAIQAKEEAERLLKDNNKKQDLAMVQADLAKALAQISAVAKLKKNLKR
- the atpD gene encoding F0F1 ATP synthase subunit beta gives rise to the protein MSSGKILQIIGAVVDVEFPRSAVPKLYDALKIDETGTTLEVQQQLGDGVVRTIALGSTDGLKRGLDVVNTNKAISVPVGEKTLGRIMDVLGDPIDRCGDIGEEERWEIHREAPAYDEQAASDEILETGIKVIDLCCPFAKGGKVGLFGGAGVGKTVNMMELIRNIAIEHSGYSVFAGVGERTREGNDFYYEMKESNVLDKVALVYGQMNEPPGNRLRVALTGLTIAEYFRDEGRDVLMFIDNIYRYTLAGTEVSALLGRMPSAVGYQPTLAEEMGKLQERITSTKKGSITSIQAVYVPADDLTDPSPATTFAHLDATVVLSRSIAELGIYPAVDPLDSTSRQLDPLMVGEEHYNVTRAVQNTLQRYKELKDIIAILGMDELSEEDRQTVYRARKVEKFFSQPFFVAEVFTGSPGTYVSLTETIRGFKGIIEGEYDHIPEQAFYMAGTIDEVLEKAKKMEAKAA